CGCATGGCGACCAGGAGATCCGACGCTAACCGTGGCTTCACGACGAACCCGAGCGCGCCGGTCGCCAGCGCCTCACGGATGAAGTCGGGGTCCTCATGCACCGTCAAAAAGACGATCTTCGCGTGGGAGCCGGCTTCTCTCAGT
This window of the Gammaproteobacteria bacterium genome carries:
- a CDS encoding DNA-binding response regulator, with translation LREAGSHAKIVFLTVHEDPDFIREALATGALGFVVKPRLASDLLVAMREALEGRSFVSPSV